Proteins encoded within one genomic window of uncultured Sphingopyxis sp.:
- a CDS encoding ferritin-like domain-containing protein: MTTLGEAARGVLLTADPHAKRRAARGLARAWRRGDIEHRCDTPMPDQPAWPAAPELIAPNRMPKRGKGGSERGRIALLHALAHIEFVAIDLAVDLVGRFGGEYPCAFVDDWIGVAADEAMHFALLDRRLRQLGSHYGAFPAHAGLWEAAQATADDALARLAIVPMVLEARGLDVTPATVDRFRAAGDEASAKILSRIYKDEIRHVSAGTVWFRQKCDEMGFNAVETWHSLVKSRFRGSLKPPFNDSARERAGLTQEFYAVIAS, from the coding sequence TTGACCACCCTCGGCGAGGCCGCGCGCGGGGTTCTGCTGACGGCGGACCCGCACGCCAAGCGCCGCGCGGCGCGAGGGCTCGCGCGGGCGTGGCGGCGCGGCGACATCGAACATCGCTGCGACACGCCAATGCCCGACCAGCCCGCATGGCCGGCGGCGCCCGAACTGATCGCGCCGAACCGGATGCCCAAGCGCGGCAAGGGCGGGTCCGAGCGCGGGCGCATCGCGCTGCTCCATGCGCTCGCGCATATCGAATTCGTCGCGATCGACCTCGCGGTCGATCTGGTCGGGCGCTTCGGCGGCGAATATCCCTGCGCTTTCGTCGACGACTGGATCGGCGTCGCCGCCGACGAGGCGATGCACTTCGCGCTGCTCGACCGGCGGCTGCGCCAGCTCGGCAGCCATTATGGCGCATTTCCGGCCCACGCCGGGCTGTGGGAAGCGGCGCAGGCGACCGCCGACGACGCGCTCGCACGGCTCGCGATCGTGCCGATGGTGCTCGAAGCGCGCGGGCTCGACGTCACGCCGGCGACGGTCGACCGCTTCCGCGCCGCCGGGGACGAGGCGTCGGCGAAGATTTTATCGCGCATTTACAAGGATGAAATCCGGCATGTGAGCGCCGGCACAGTCTGGTTCCGGCAAAAGTGCGACGAAATGGGATTCAACGCCGTCGAAACGTGGCATTCCCTGGTAAAATCGCGCTTTCGCGGCAGTTTGAAGCCGCCGTTCAACGACTCGGCGCGCGAGCGTGCCGGTTTAACGCAAGAATTCTACGCCGTTATTGCTTCGTAA
- a CDS encoding DUF1800 domain-containing protein — protein sequence MAVQYLAANRFGLGRRFDDPAIEDPKDWLIRQIGDYDPAPAAIAGLAGREEIATAYAEYRDERRAMRREANSAEMRDDEGADVPAMRRMARAGFRRHYGEAASARLAAAVATPTPFAERLVHFWANHFAISADKQTVVGFAGNYENEAIRPHVMGKFADLLTAAVHHPAMLLFLDQAQSFGPDSAFATRVRNRGRRQAPGLNENLAREIMELHTLGVRAGYTQADVTNFAKALTGLTVAGLGRGAGQRLMPADARPGATVFVDRLHQPGALTILGKRYDQPGGKQAEAVLRDLAVHPATARHVAAKLARHFTSDDPPATLVDRLAGDFERTGGDLPSLYRTLIASPEPWTATPTMFKSPWDWTVSMLRALKTPGLGQRQNIAAMFTQLGQPVWRPGSPKGYDDMVATWAGSAALMQRVELASRIAGRIGDRADARQLAPLVLADALTPETSQAIARADSPGQGLAMLFASPAFLRR from the coding sequence ATGGCAGTCCAGTATCTTGCCGCCAACCGCTTTGGCCTCGGACGCCGGTTCGACGACCCCGCGATCGAGGATCCGAAGGACTGGCTGATCCGCCAGATCGGCGATTATGATCCCGCCCCCGCGGCAATCGCGGGGCTGGCGGGACGCGAGGAGATCGCGACCGCCTATGCCGAATATCGCGATGAGCGGCGGGCGATGCGCCGCGAAGCGAACAGCGCGGAAATGCGCGACGACGAGGGCGCGGACGTCCCGGCGATGCGGCGCATGGCGCGCGCCGGCTTTCGCCGTCATTATGGCGAGGCCGCGAGCGCCCGGCTGGCGGCCGCGGTCGCGACGCCGACGCCCTTTGCCGAAAGACTCGTTCATTTCTGGGCCAATCATTTCGCGATCTCGGCGGACAAGCAGACCGTCGTCGGCTTTGCCGGAAACTACGAGAATGAGGCGATCCGTCCGCATGTCATGGGCAAGTTCGCCGACCTGCTGACCGCGGCCGTTCACCATCCCGCGATGCTGCTCTTCCTCGACCAGGCGCAGAGCTTCGGCCCCGACAGCGCCTTTGCGACGCGCGTGCGAAATCGTGGGCGGCGGCAGGCGCCGGGGCTCAACGAGAATCTGGCGCGCGAGATTATGGAACTGCACACGCTCGGCGTGCGCGCCGGCTATACGCAGGCCGATGTGACGAATTTCGCCAAGGCGCTCACCGGCCTCACCGTCGCCGGGCTCGGTCGCGGCGCGGGGCAGCGGCTGATGCCCGCCGACGCACGGCCGGGCGCGACCGTCTTCGTCGATCGGCTCCATCAGCCGGGGGCGCTGACGATCCTCGGCAAACGCTATGACCAGCCCGGGGGGAAACAGGCCGAAGCGGTGCTCCGCGATCTGGCCGTTCATCCCGCGACCGCGCGCCATGTCGCGGCCAAACTCGCGCGGCATTTCACATCCGACGATCCGCCGGCGACGCTGGTCGACCGGCTGGCGGGGGATTTCGAACGAACCGGCGGCGACCTGCCGTCGCTCTATCGCACGCTCATCGCCTCGCCCGAACCCTGGACCGCTACGCCGACGATGTTCAAATCGCCGTGGGACTGGACGGTGTCGATGCTCCGCGCCTTGAAAACACCGGGGCTCGGCCAGCGCCAGAACATCGCCGCCATGTTCACCCAGCTCGGCCAGCCGGTGTGGCGCCCCGGATCGCCCAAGGGATATGACGATATGGTCGCGACCTGGGCGGGGTCGGCGGCGCTGATGCAGCGCGTCGAACTGGCGAGCCGCATCGCGGGCCGGATCGGCGACCGCGCCGATGCGCGCCAGCTCGCCCCGCTCGTCCTCGCCGACGCGCTCACGCCCGAAACGAGCCAGGCGATCGCGCGCGCCGACAGCCCGGGCCAGGGCCTCGCGATGCTGTTCGCGAGCCCTGCCTTTTTGCGGAGATAG
- a CDS encoding M23 family metallopeptidase, with the protein MAAPAVHAADTSADAGIVAPDEPDDDSFDAGVPSASEDSEARAIFQAWKRLDTGLTASIGVAIPSRRPIDQMSLSSSYGMRVHPVTGRVARHNGIDIPAPRGTPIYATADGIVGRAQRLGGYGNYVEVEHGNAIQTRYGHMSSYIVRPGQQVKKGDILGYVGSTGRSTGNHLHYEVRIEGAPVNPLPFVRSDQMAIAAITGKNVAMGGPE; encoded by the coding sequence TTGGCCGCCCCGGCCGTCCACGCCGCCGATACCAGCGCCGACGCCGGCATTGTCGCTCCCGACGAACCCGATGATGACAGCTTCGATGCTGGCGTTCCCTCGGCAAGCGAAGACAGCGAAGCCCGCGCGATCTTTCAGGCGTGGAAGCGCCTCGACACCGGTCTGACCGCCTCGATCGGCGTTGCGATTCCGTCGCGCCGCCCGATCGACCAGATGTCGCTGTCGTCGTCCTACGGCATGCGCGTCCACCCCGTCACCGGCCGGGTCGCGCGCCACAACGGCATCGACATTCCGGCGCCGCGCGGCACCCCGATCTATGCGACCGCCGACGGCATCGTCGGCCGCGCCCAGCGCCTCGGCGGCTATGGCAATTATGTCGAGGTCGAGCATGGCAACGCGATCCAGACGCGCTACGGCCATATGTCCTCCTACATCGTGCGCCCCGGGCAGCAGGTGAAGAAGGGCGATATTCTCGGTTACGTCGGTTCGACCGGCCGTTCGACCGGCAACCACCTCCATTATGAAGTCCGCATCGAAGGCGCGCCGGTCAATCCGCTGCCTTTCGTCCGTTCGGACCAGATGGCGATCGCCGCGATTACCGGCAAGAATGTCGCGATGGGCGGTCCCGAATAA
- a CDS encoding N-acetyltransferase: MSAHNEGPITIHPVKDKNDLREFVELAFRLNRGDPAWVPPLKGEVYGLLTPGKNPWFEHGKAQFFLARRNGRTIGRISAHIDALALAQPAEQGMGPGTGNWGLLEAEDEDSAHALIAAAEDWLRGQGMTRALGPLSISIWDEPGLLIEGFETPPTIMLGHNSPLYHGWIENAGYAPVKQLFNYSVAIADGFPPLVNRIVAAGEKNARIRIRKVDKRRFDAEAKLIMGLLNDAWSDNWGFVPLTDSEIAYVGKKLKDIVFEDLIRVAELDGEPVAFMIVLPNINQLLIDMDGSLLPFNWARLLWWLRKPKSRILRVPLMGVAKKLQNSRMASTLAFMMIEFIRRDAVRDYEAEQGDIGWVLDDNQGMNAVADAIEAKVNRVYQIYDKAL; encoded by the coding sequence ATGAGCGCGCATAACGAAGGTCCGATCACCATCCATCCGGTCAAGGACAAGAACGACCTGCGCGAGTTCGTCGAGCTTGCCTTTCGTCTCAACCGCGGCGACCCGGCGTGGGTGCCGCCGCTGAAGGGAGAGGTTTACGGCCTGCTCACGCCGGGCAAGAATCCGTGGTTCGAGCATGGCAAGGCGCAATTCTTCCTCGCGCGGCGGAACGGCCGCACGATCGGCCGCATCTCGGCGCACATCGACGCCCTCGCGCTCGCGCAGCCCGCCGAACAGGGCATGGGACCCGGCACCGGCAATTGGGGGCTGCTCGAGGCCGAGGATGAGGACAGCGCGCATGCGCTGATCGCCGCGGCCGAGGACTGGCTGCGCGGGCAAGGCATGACGCGCGCGCTCGGCCCGCTGTCGATTTCGATCTGGGACGAGCCGGGGCTGCTGATCGAGGGTTTCGAGACGCCGCCGACGATCATGCTCGGCCACAACAGCCCGCTCTATCACGGCTGGATCGAGAATGCGGGCTATGCGCCCGTCAAGCAGCTCTTCAACTATTCGGTCGCCATCGCCGACGGCTTTCCGCCGCTGGTCAACCGCATCGTCGCGGCGGGCGAGAAGAATGCGCGAATCCGCATCCGCAAGGTCGACAAGCGCCGTTTCGATGCCGAGGCGAAGCTGATCATGGGCCTGCTCAACGACGCCTGGTCCGACAATTGGGGCTTCGTACCGCTGACCGACAGCGAGATCGCCTATGTCGGCAAGAAGCTCAAGGACATCGTGTTCGAGGATCTGATCCGCGTCGCCGAACTCGACGGCGAACCGGTCGCCTTCATGATCGTGCTGCCCAACATCAACCAGCTTTTGATCGACATGGACGGGTCGCTGCTCCCCTTCAACTGGGCGCGGCTGCTCTGGTGGCTGCGCAAGCCCAAAAGCCGCATCCTGCGTGTCCCGTTGATGGGCGTCGCGAAGAAGCTGCAGAACAGCCGCATGGCAAGCACGCTGGCCTTCATGATGATCGAGTTCATCCGGCGCGACGCGGTGCGCGACTATGAAGCCGAACAGGGCGACATCGGCTGGGTGCTCGACGACAATCAGGGCATGAACGCCGTTGCCGACGCGATCGAGGCTAAGGTCAACCGGGTGTATCAAATCTACGACAAGGCGCTCTGA
- the erpA gene encoding iron-sulfur cluster insertion protein ErpA, whose translation MVTQLSDITLSPAAAARVRWIAGRKGEAAAALRLAVDGGGCSGFTYRFGLAESIDADDIVTETDGVKLVVDPVSIDLVRGCVVDFVDSLGGSSFKVENPNAASGCGCGSSFSI comes from the coding sequence ATGGTCACGCAGCTTTCCGACATCACCCTTTCGCCCGCCGCCGCGGCGCGCGTCCGCTGGATCGCCGGCCGCAAGGGCGAGGCCGCCGCGGCGCTGCGCCTTGCGGTCGATGGCGGGGGCTGCTCGGGTTTCACCTATCGCTTCGGCCTCGCCGAAAGCATTGACGCCGACGACATCGTCACCGAGACCGACGGGGTGAAGCTCGTCGTCGACCCGGTCAGCATCGATCTGGTGCGCGGCTGCGTCGTCGATTTCGTCGATTCGCTCGGCGGATCGTCGTTCAAGGTCGAAAACCCCAACGCCGCATCGGGCTGCGGCTGCGGATCGAGCTTCTCGATCTGA
- a CDS encoding peroxiredoxin: MSAPAIGDPIPNVKLLDADGAAIDLAAMKGAPLVVYFYPKADTPGCTTEAQDFTRLAPEFAHLDAQVLAVSRDAPAKLCKFRDKYGLTVRLASDEDGAVCEAFGTWVEKQNYGRTYMGIERSTFLFGRDGRLAKEWRKVRVKGHADAVLEAAKAL, from the coding sequence ATGAGCGCACCCGCGATCGGCGACCCGATTCCCAATGTGAAACTTCTCGACGCCGACGGCGCGGCGATCGACCTTGCCGCGATGAAGGGCGCGCCTTTGGTCGTCTATTTCTATCCCAAGGCCGATACGCCGGGCTGCACGACCGAAGCGCAGGATTTCACCCGCCTCGCGCCCGAATTCGCGCATCTGGACGCGCAGGTGCTGGCGGTATCGCGCGATGCGCCCGCGAAGCTCTGCAAGTTCCGCGACAAATATGGCCTGACCGTCCGCCTCGCCTCCGACGAGGATGGCGCGGTGTGCGAAGCCTTCGGCACCTGGGTCGAAAAGCAGAATTACGGCCGCACCTATATGGGGATCGAGCGGTCGACCTTTCTGTTCGGCCGCGATGGCAGGCTGGCGAAGGAGTGGCGCAAGGTGCGCGTGAAGGGTCATGCCGACGCCGTGCTGGAGGCCGCCAAGGCGCTTTGA
- a CDS encoding fatty acid desaturase, with translation MTTINPPADRVATPFAPSAPKMPPSADADKIPKSAIADDMAMIRAASELTRDLVQPSARIYWTDFLASTFVGYAGIAAAILAPSTAWMLFAAVIAVVALYRAGSFIHELTHIRKNALPGFRLAWNILVGVPLLIPSFMYEGIHSLHHNRTKYGTVEDPEYLPLALMKPWTVPLFVVAAAFAPLALVFRYGVLTPLSFLIPPLRRVVVERYSGMIINPLFRRKPPEGEFRRQWAWQEGGAWAWATFLIAAGVFGWVPLRALAIFGAIASATLVLNQIRTLVAHLWENDGEVLTVTGQFLDSVNVPPPGLLPELWAPVGLRYHALHHLLPGVPYHSLAEAHRRLKDALPTDSQYHGANYDSLPKLVMNLVAGSARGRAA, from the coding sequence ATGACGACGATCAATCCCCCCGCCGATCGGGTCGCGACCCCCTTCGCGCCGTCGGCGCCGAAGATGCCCCCGTCGGCGGATGCCGACAAGATTCCGAAGTCCGCCATCGCCGACGATATGGCGATGATCCGCGCGGCGTCGGAGCTGACGCGCGATCTCGTGCAGCCGTCGGCGCGCATCTATTGGACCGACTTTCTCGCGTCGACCTTCGTCGGCTATGCGGGCATCGCGGCGGCGATCCTGGCGCCCTCGACCGCGTGGATGCTCTTTGCCGCGGTCATTGCCGTGGTCGCGCTCTACCGCGCGGGCAGCTTCATCCACGAACTCACACATATCCGCAAGAATGCGCTGCCGGGCTTCCGCCTTGCGTGGAACATCCTCGTCGGCGTGCCGCTGCTCATCCCCTCCTTCATGTATGAGGGGATTCACAGCCTGCACCACAACCGCACCAAATATGGCACGGTGGAGGATCCCGAATATCTGCCGCTCGCGCTGATGAAGCCGTGGACGGTGCCCTTGTTCGTCGTCGCCGCGGCCTTCGCGCCGCTCGCGCTCGTCTTCCGCTACGGCGTGCTCACCCCGTTGTCGTTCCTGATCCCGCCGCTGCGCCGGGTGGTCGTCGAACGCTATTCGGGGATGATCATCAACCCGCTGTTCCGCCGCAAGCCGCCCGAGGGCGAGTTCCGGCGCCAGTGGGCGTGGCAGGAAGGCGGCGCCTGGGCGTGGGCGACCTTTCTGATCGCCGCGGGGGTTTTCGGCTGGGTGCCGCTGCGCGCGCTCGCCATCTTCGGCGCGATCGCCTCCGCGACTTTGGTGCTCAACCAGATCCGCACGCTCGTCGCGCATCTCTGGGAAAATGACGGCGAAGTGCTGACCGTCACCGGCCAGTTCCTCGACAGCGTCAACGTCCCGCCGCCGGGATTGCTGCCCGAGCTGTGGGCGCCGGTGGGCCTGCGCTATCACGCGCTGCACCACTTGCTGCCGGGCGTGCCCTATCACTCGCTCGCCGAGGCGCACCGCCGCCTCAAGGACGCGCTGCCCACCGATTCGCAATATCATGGCGCGAATTACGACAGCCTGCCGAAGCTGGTGATGAACCTGGTCGCGGGGTCGGCGCGAGGTCGCGCGGCCTGA
- a CDS encoding DUF1501 domain-containing protein, translating into MILSRRSIILSGITVAAAGALPGFAYAAAGTPKRLVFVIQRGAADGLATVAPTGDPAFAAARRALADETAGGAKLDGMFTLHPALAQTAGLYAGKQAHFAHAVATAYRDRSHFDGQNMLEGGGSRPYGRDDGWIGRLLTLLPAAERDAIAIAPAVPLALRGTVQVGTYAPSRLPQADADLIARLTAMYADDPLLHPLWDSAVKTQELASDIGGNNGRNGADLGKLAASLMLPVDGARVMMVETGGWDTHSGQRGRLAAQLRGLDQLIGALQTGLGPAWNDTLVIVATEFGRTVEVNGTGGTDHGTGSTAMLLGGGLAMGGKVSADWPGLAAAARYDGRDLKPTRSLESVIADAVAHHYALDPKRVMTTLYPDA; encoded by the coding sequence ATGATCCTCTCACGTCGCTCGATCATCCTGTCGGGAATCACCGTCGCCGCCGCGGGCGCGCTCCCCGGTTTCGCCTATGCCGCGGCGGGCACGCCCAAGCGCCTCGTCTTCGTCATCCAGCGCGGCGCCGCCGACGGGCTTGCCACCGTCGCGCCAACGGGCGATCCCGCCTTCGCCGCCGCGCGCCGCGCGCTGGCCGACGAGACGGCGGGCGGCGCGAAGCTCGACGGCATGTTCACGCTGCATCCCGCGCTCGCGCAGACCGCAGGCCTTTACGCCGGCAAGCAGGCGCATTTCGCCCACGCCGTCGCGACGGCCTATCGCGACCGGTCGCATTTCGACGGGCAGAATATGCTCGAGGGCGGCGGATCGCGCCCCTATGGGCGCGACGACGGCTGGATCGGGCGGCTGCTGACTTTGCTCCCCGCCGCCGAGCGCGATGCGATCGCCATTGCGCCCGCGGTTCCGCTCGCGCTACGCGGCACGGTGCAGGTCGGCACCTATGCGCCGAGCCGCCTGCCGCAGGCCGATGCCGACCTGATCGCGCGGCTGACCGCGATGTACGCCGACGACCCGCTGCTCCACCCGCTGTGGGACAGCGCGGTGAAGACGCAGGAGCTGGCGAGCGACATCGGCGGCAACAACGGCCGCAACGGCGCCGACCTCGGCAAGCTCGCCGCGTCGCTGATGCTGCCGGTCGATGGCGCGCGCGTGATGATGGTCGAAACCGGCGGCTGGGACACGCACAGCGGCCAGCGCGGGCGCCTCGCGGCGCAACTGCGCGGGCTCGACCAGCTGATCGGCGCGCTGCAGACGGGGCTTGGTCCCGCGTGGAACGACACGCTCGTCATCGTCGCGACCGAATTCGGTCGCACGGTCGAGGTCAACGGCACCGGCGGCACCGATCACGGCACCGGGTCGACCGCGATGCTGCTCGGCGGCGGGCTGGCGATGGGCGGCAAGGTGTCGGCCGACTGGCCGGGGCTCGCCGCCGCGGCGCGCTACGACGGCCGCGATCTCAAGCCGACGCGCAGCCTAGAGAGCGTGATCGCCGACGCGGTCGCGCATCACTATGCGCTCGATCCCAAGCGCGTGATGACGACGCTTTATCCCGACGCATGA
- a CDS encoding bifunctional [glutamine synthetase] adenylyltransferase/[glutamine synthetase]-adenylyl-L-tyrosine phosphorylase, with amino-acid sequence MTAPDASARQSALDRLTANAPFLARLAEINPDDVTRFLTDGTDAALAGVAPPPAGDDIMPALRRWRGRLALLLALGDLSGEHDVATTTRLLSGFADMACDAALAAAFAERVPGEEPRGLAVIALGKLGSHELNYSSDIDPILIFDPETLPRRSRDDPGEAAVRIARRMVEILSARTADGHVLRVDLRLRPHPEVTPIVLPESAAISYYESEALAWEQAAFIRSRASAGDRALGEDFLAAIQPFIWRRSLDFRQLKEIGAMSDRIRDHFAQGQAFGPGFDLKRGRGGIREIEFFAQVHQLIYGGRDPSLRVPATVDALAALAAAGRIEPEVAARLSGHYATLRRIEHRLQMIEDQQTHSLPIQEAALDGVARLDGEIDGAALLAALEPVVADVGSCYDRLVAERAVTTGLPRDEGGLAAELMAAGFDPPDAALRTIAEWRGGKLRALRSPAAQAALETVLPELMKALGAAPDPQATLLRFDKLVGGLPSAVGFFHLLAAQPELARIATRTLSLAPTLADALGARVELIEGLIDKRAFEAPAAKADLLGEWTPGLAGLDYERLLDRVRDRVGERRFAYGVQLIAGANDPLAIARGYSELAEAALQVLADATVAEFVAAHGRVPGSELVVLALGRLGGRALTHASDLDLIYLFTGDHLAESDGPRPLGATTYYNRLAQRVTAAMSVPTAAGKLYDVDTRLRPQGAQGPLVVTLDSFERYQREEAWTWEHMALLRARPVYGSDAVKAEVERIVADLLVIPRDPAKLAADAAEMRAKIAAHKPPKGALDIKGGPGGLVDLEFAMQVTQLASGQCHDPNIAAALACLKAAGLAPTEVCAAHGLLARMLVMLRLTAPDGEPATAAARQLVAAACGEPGWPQLLAAHDLARQEIANWWASIRPAASAQQEI; translated from the coding sequence ATGACCGCACCCGATGCTTCCGCGCGCCAGTCCGCGCTCGACCGGCTCACCGCCAACGCGCCGTTCCTCGCCCGGCTCGCCGAGATCAACCCCGACGATGTGACGCGGTTCCTGACCGACGGCACCGACGCGGCGCTGGCCGGTGTCGCGCCGCCGCCGGCCGGCGACGACATCATGCCCGCGCTTCGCCGGTGGCGCGGGCGGTTGGCGCTGTTGCTCGCGCTCGGCGACCTGTCGGGCGAGCATGACGTCGCGACGACGACGCGCCTGCTCTCCGGCTTTGCCGATATGGCGTGCGACGCGGCGCTCGCCGCCGCCTTTGCCGAGCGGGTGCCGGGCGAGGAGCCGCGCGGTCTGGCGGTGATCGCGCTCGGCAAGCTCGGCAGTCACGAACTCAACTATTCGTCGGACATCGATCCGATCCTGATCTTCGACCCCGAAACGCTGCCGCGCCGTTCGCGCGACGATCCCGGCGAAGCGGCGGTAAGGATCGCGCGGCGGATGGTCGAGATATTGTCGGCGCGCACCGCCGACGGCCATGTGCTGCGCGTCGACCTGCGGCTGCGTCCGCATCCCGAGGTGACGCCGATCGTGCTGCCCGAAAGCGCCGCGATCTCCTATTATGAATCCGAGGCGCTCGCTTGGGAGCAGGCGGCGTTCATTCGTAGTCGGGCGTCGGCGGGCGACCGCGCGCTCGGCGAAGATTTCCTCGCCGCGATCCAGCCTTTCATCTGGCGCCGCAGCCTCGATTTCCGGCAGCTCAAGGAAATCGGCGCGATGAGCGACCGCATTCGCGACCATTTCGCGCAGGGGCAGGCGTTCGGCCCGGGCTTCGACCTGAAGCGCGGGCGCGGCGGCATCCGCGAGATCGAATTTTTCGCGCAGGTCCACCAGCTCATCTACGGCGGGCGCGACCCGTCGCTGCGCGTGCCCGCGACGGTCGATGCCCTGGCGGCGCTCGCGGCGGCGGGACGGATCGAACCCGAGGTCGCGGCGCGGCTGTCGGGCCATTATGCGACGCTGCGCCGTATCGAGCACCGGTTGCAGATGATCGAGGACCAGCAAACTCACAGCCTGCCCATCCAGGAAGCGGCGCTCGATGGCGTCGCGCGGCTCGACGGCGAGATAGACGGCGCGGCGCTGCTCGCGGCGCTGGAGCCGGTCGTCGCCGATGTCGGCAGCTGTTACGACCGGCTCGTTGCCGAGCGCGCCGTGACGACGGGGCTGCCGCGCGACGAGGGCGGCCTTGCGGCGGAGCTGATGGCGGCGGGGTTCGATCCGCCTGACGCGGCGCTGCGCACGATCGCCGAATGGCGCGGCGGCAAGCTGCGCGCGCTGCGCAGTCCGGCGGCGCAGGCGGCGCTCGAGACGGTGTTGCCCGAACTGATGAAGGCGTTGGGTGCCGCGCCCGATCCGCAGGCGACGCTGCTGCGTTTCGACAAGCTCGTCGGCGGGCTGCCGAGTGCAGTAGGCTTCTTCCACCTCCTCGCGGCGCAGCCCGAACTCGCCCGGATCGCGACGCGCACCCTGTCGCTCGCCCCGACGCTGGCCGACGCGCTCGGCGCGCGGGTCGAGCTGATCGAAGGGCTGATCGACAAGCGCGCGTTCGAGGCGCCGGCGGCCAAGGCCGACCTGCTCGGCGAATGGACGCCGGGACTGGCGGGTCTCGACTATGAGCGGCTGCTCGACCGCGTGCGCGACCGCGTCGGCGAGCGGCGCTTCGCTTATGGCGTGCAGTTGATCGCCGGCGCGAACGATCCGCTCGCCATCGCGCGCGGCTATTCGGAGCTCGCCGAAGCGGCGCTGCAGGTGCTCGCCGATGCGACGGTCGCCGAATTCGTGGCGGCGCATGGCCGCGTTCCGGGCAGCGAGCTTGTCGTGCTCGCGCTCGGCCGGCTTGGGGGCAGGGCGCTGACGCACGCGTCGGACCTCGACCTCATCTACCTGTTTACCGGCGATCATCTCGCCGAATCGGACGGACCGCGTCCGCTCGGCGCGACGACCTATTACAACCGCCTTGCGCAGCGCGTGACCGCGGCGATGTCGGTGCCGACCGCGGCCGGCAAGCTCTACGATGTGGATACGCGGCTGCGCCCGCAGGGCGCGCAGGGGCCGCTTGTCGTCACGCTCGACAGCTTCGAACGCTATCAGCGCGAGGAGGCGTGGACGTGGGAGCATATGGCGCTGCTCCGTGCGCGGCCGGTCTATGGCTCGGACGCGGTAAAGGCGGAGGTGGAGCGCATCGTCGCCGACCTGCTCGTGATCCCGCGAGATCCCGCGAAACTGGCGGCCGACGCTGCCGAGATGCGCGCCAAGATCGCGGCGCACAAGCCGCCGAAGGGCGCGCTCGACATCAAGGGCGGGCCGGGCGGGCTCGTCGACCTCGAATTCGCGATGCAGGTGACGCAGCTTGCGAGCGGCCAGTGCCATGACCCGAATATCGCGGCGGCGCTGGCGTGCCTGAAGGCCGCCGGGCTGGCGCCGACCGAGGTGTGCGCCGCGCACGGGCTGCTCGCGCGGATGCTCGTCATGCTGCGCCTCACCGCGCCCGACGGGGAACCCGCGACGGCGGCAGCGCGTCAACTTGTCGCGGCGGCGTGCGGCGAACCCGGCTGGCCGCAACTGCTTGCCGCGCACGATTTGGCGCGGCAGGAGATCGCGAACTGGTGGGCTTCGATTCGGCCCGCCGCCTCGGCACAGCAGGAGATTTGA
- the xth gene encoding exodeoxyribonuclease III: protein MKIATFNINGIKARLPRLVEWLEETQPDVACLQELKSSDETMPTKEIEAAGYGFLYHGQKGFNGVAILAKGAEPVEVQRGLAGEAEDEQSRYLEADVHGIRVASIYLPNGNPQPGPKFDYKLRWMARLRERAKFLLASEIPTVLTGDYNVIPHDDDVWDPRAMTTDALMQPDSRDAWFRLLGDGWTDAIRSRHPAGGVWTFWDYQAGGWQRDHGFRIDHLLLSPALADRLVDAGVDKDHRGREKASDHAPTWAVLS, encoded by the coding sequence ATGAAAATCGCGACCTTCAATATCAACGGGATCAAGGCTCGTCTGCCGCGCCTCGTCGAATGGCTCGAGGAAACGCAGCCCGATGTCGCCTGTTTGCAGGAACTGAAGTCGAGCGACGAGACGATGCCGACCAAGGAGATCGAGGCGGCGGGTTACGGCTTTCTCTATCACGGGCAAAAGGGCTTCAACGGCGTCGCGATACTTGCGAAGGGCGCCGAGCCGGTCGAGGTGCAGCGCGGTCTTGCGGGCGAGGCGGAGGACGAGCAGTCGCGCTATCTGGAGGCCGATGTTCACGGCATCCGCGTCGCATCGATCTATCTTCCCAACGGCAACCCGCAGCCGGGACCCAAGTTCGATTACAAGCTGCGCTGGATGGCGCGGCTGCGTGAGCGGGCGAAATTTCTTCTCGCCTCCGAAATCCCGACGGTGCTCACCGGCGACTATAATGTCATCCCGCACGACGACGATGTGTGGGATCCGCGCGCGATGACGACCGACGCGCTGATGCAGCCCGATTCGCGCGACGCCTGGTTCCGCCTGCTCGGCGACGGCTGGACCGATGCGATCCGCAGCCGCCATCCGGCGGGCGGGGTCTGGACCTTCTGGGACTATCAGGCGGGCGGCTGGCAGCGCGACCATGGTTTTCGCATCGACCACCTGCTGCTGAGCCCCGCGCTCGCCGACCGGCTCGTCGATGCGGGCGTCGACAAGGATCATCGCGGACGCGAGAAAGCGAGCGATCACGCGCCGACCTGGGCGGTGCTGTCTTAA